The following coding sequences are from one uncultured Desulfobacter sp. window:
- a CDS encoding alpha/beta hydrolase has translation MFFKLKEELTEFEDDFALLQGNIDVESPQKKDVLVVAYENTPSGTNLYQAVLMNPQSGDYSFEVKKGTYYIGAFEDLNHNLSYDDGEPAGFYGKPDPIVITGEPMDPRHPKTRLGIDFSISDRKRLPPGYQGKSVLTSETVKHSLIKAGELVRFDDPIMSEKYGSMGYWQPLSFLREIGFGIFFLEKYDKNKIPILFIHGAVGTPIGWKGTVERINRNRYQPWFYYYPSGLPLDKISKALNSLVNELHHRYGFKEMVVVAQSMGGLVARSFILQNVYESRQDFIKMFISISTPWNGHRMSEKGVKQAPTPVPSWRDMIPNSPFIERLYERKLPPFIKHYLLFSYRGNCSMFLENNDGTVELASELDYRAQSEAEQIYGYNEDHGSIVFSEPYLSKMGELLGR, from the coding sequence ATGTTTTTTAAACTGAAAGAAGAGTTGACTGAGTTCGAAGATGATTTTGCCTTGCTGCAGGGAAATATTGACGTCGAGTCACCCCAAAAGAAAGATGTTCTGGTGGTTGCCTATGAAAACACACCATCAGGAACCAATTTATATCAGGCTGTTTTAATGAATCCCCAGTCCGGCGATTATTCGTTTGAGGTGAAAAAAGGGACATATTATATCGGGGCATTTGAGGATTTGAATCATAATCTGTCATATGACGACGGTGAACCGGCAGGATTTTATGGGAAACCTGATCCGATTGTCATTACAGGCGAACCTATGGATCCTCGCCACCCGAAAACGCGGCTCGGGATTGATTTTTCCATATCGGACCGGAAACGCCTTCCGCCGGGGTATCAAGGGAAAAGTGTCCTGACATCCGAGACGGTGAAACATTCACTTATTAAGGCCGGGGAACTTGTTCGTTTTGATGATCCGATCATGTCGGAGAAATATGGAAGCATGGGGTATTGGCAACCTTTAAGTTTCTTGAGAGAAATTGGCTTCGGAATTTTCTTTCTGGAGAAATATGACAAGAACAAGATCCCCATTCTGTTCATACACGGGGCGGTCGGAACGCCTATAGGGTGGAAAGGGACTGTAGAGCGGATCAACCGGAATCGGTACCAACCCTGGTTCTATTACTATCCTTCCGGGCTGCCTCTGGATAAAATCAGCAAGGCACTGAATTCACTGGTTAACGAATTGCACCACAGATATGGTTTTAAAGAGATGGTTGTGGTTGCCCAAAGCATGGGCGGCCTGGTGGCCCGCTCCTTTATTTTGCAAAATGTCTATGAAAGCAGACAGGATTTTATCAAAATGTTCATATCCATATCCACCCCATGGAACGGGCATCGGATGTCTGAGAAGGGAGTCAAACAGGCCCCGACCCCTGTGCCGAGTTGGCGTGATATGATTCCGAACAGCCCATTTATTGAAAGACTGTATGAAAGAAAACTGCCGCCGTTCATCAAGCATTATCTGTTGTTCAGTTACAGGGGCAATTGCAGCATGTTTCTGGAAAACAATGATGGAACCGTGGAACTGGCCAGTGAGTTAGATTATCGGGCCCAGTCCGAGGCGGAGCAAATTTATGGGTACAATGAGGACCACGGGAGTATCGTATTCAGCGAGCCGTATTTATCAAAGATGGGTGAGCTGCTGGGCAGATAA
- a CDS encoding DUF1254 domain-containing protein → MAILLGAGAVNAEKIPKGYNTPIPSSIMTPDKVETRIGTLDFFDGVPTEKTAQSVLDHLTFLRGVEAFLNGVPMASIHALVEGYKSIGVTEANHMIVTDKLMDSKPLFLTPNTDTVYAFSFFDLEKTGPLVIEVPPGTGPGTVNDAFFRFVVDMGAPGPDRGKGGKYLILPPGYEGKTPEGYFTAQSPSYINLFVLRGFLVDGKPDAAAKMFSEQVQVYPLAQKDNPPKMVITSGSGISYNTIHANDFTFYEEIHEVLEKEPVEFIDPELRGLFAAIGLQKGKAFNPTPGLKKILTDAVAVANATARALIFHTPQEEAYLYENSYWKVAFIGGNHEWLKDKGEGGRYLDARTLFFYGATVNTPAMVLKMVGAGSQYAMITQDSEGNILDGGKTYKLNIPANVPAKDFWSVVVYDPQTRSELQTSVPFPSKNSETGNLVPNADGSVDLYFGPNAPKGNKNNWIETVPEKSWFPILRLYGPLEPWFDKTWRPGEVELVE, encoded by the coding sequence ATGGCAATACTTTTGGGAGCCGGCGCTGTTAATGCAGAAAAAATCCCCAAAGGGTATAACACCCCGATCCCTTCGTCCATCATGACACCGGACAAGGTGGAAACCCGCATTGGCACCCTTGACTTCTTTGACGGTGTCCCCACCGAAAAAACCGCTCAATCCGTACTCGACCACCTGACGTTTCTTCGTGGCGTAGAAGCATTTCTTAACGGCGTGCCCATGGCATCCATTCATGCGCTGGTGGAAGGGTATAAAAGCATTGGGGTCACCGAAGCCAACCATATGATTGTGACCGATAAACTAATGGACTCAAAGCCGTTATTTCTTACCCCAAATACGGATACGGTGTATGCGTTCAGCTTTTTTGATCTGGAAAAAACAGGGCCCCTGGTGATTGAAGTGCCGCCTGGAACAGGCCCCGGTACGGTTAATGATGCATTTTTCCGTTTTGTTGTGGATATGGGAGCGCCGGGCCCTGACCGGGGGAAAGGCGGCAAATACCTGATTCTTCCTCCGGGATACGAGGGCAAGACCCCTGAAGGATACTTTACCGCACAATCGCCAAGCTATATCAACCTGTTTGTGCTTCGCGGATTTCTTGTGGACGGAAAACCCGATGCAGCCGCCAAAATGTTCTCGGAGCAGGTACAGGTATATCCGCTGGCACAGAAGGACAATCCGCCCAAAATGGTAATCACTTCGGGTTCGGGCATTTCATATAACACCATCCATGCCAATGACTTCACCTTTTATGAAGAGATTCATGAGGTGCTTGAAAAAGAGCCCGTTGAGTTTATTGATCCTGAACTTCGCGGTCTGTTCGCCGCCATCGGTCTGCAAAAGGGCAAAGCGTTCAATCCAACGCCCGGGCTTAAAAAGATCCTGACCGATGCGGTGGCTGTGGCCAATGCCACGGCACGGGCCCTGATTTTCCATACCCCCCAGGAAGAGGCATACCTGTATGAGAACTCTTACTGGAAGGTCGCCTTTATCGGCGGCAACCATGAATGGCTAAAAGATAAGGGAGAAGGCGGCCGCTACCTGGATGCACGCACCCTGTTTTTCTATGGCGCCACTGTGAACACCCCTGCCATGGTGCTTAAAATGGTGGGCGCAGGTTCCCAGTATGCCATGATCACCCAGGACAGTGAGGGCAACATCCTTGACGGCGGTAAAACCTACAAACTCAACATCCCGGCCAATGTTCCGGCCAAAGATTTCTGGTCTGTTGTGGTTTACGATCCCCAGACCCGTTCGGAACTGCAGACCTCAGTACCATTCCCCAGTAAAAACAGTGAAACCGGCAACCTGGTCCCCAATGCCGACGGTTCCGTTGACCTCTATTTCGGCCCCAACGCCCCAAAAGGCAACAAGAATAACTGGATAGAAACCGTACCTGAAAAATCCTGGTTTCCGATTCTTCGCCTTTATGGGCCCCTGGAGCCATGGTTTGACAAGACCTGGAGACCCGGTGAGGTTGAGTTGGTTGAATAG
- a CDS encoding anaerobic sulfatase maturase, which translates to MKKPFILDANGTMRPADKYEAPMLMADKAPVGFHVMIKPAGAACNLDCTYCFYLSKAGLPDGPGVSRMSDETLALLIKSYIRDVTAAQVVFTWQGGEPTLCGLPFFKKAVSLQKQYAKPGQVILNDLQTNGTLIDEKWCRFLKKNDFLVGLSIDGPENLHNANRRSKNGSPTFKKVVRAAELLKRFGVPFNAMTSVNRKNAAFPLKVYQFLTKELGANCIQFTPVVEPEDFEQTAPRLWNETGQPGKEACPSHHGQGEPMVTEWSVDPQAWGNFLCTIFDEWFARDLGRVMVNQFETLVSQHLGLGPQMCIYGETCGRAVAVEHDGRVYSCDHFVYPRHEIGSIHENRLRDIVLFRGQVRFGYAKAETLPAYCRACEYLSDCRGECPKNRVCHTPDGEPGLNYLCPGLKSFYAHALPRIEHIIERLRQSKSEMINDLNLHP; encoded by the coding sequence ATGAAAAAGCCATTTATTCTTGATGCAAACGGCACCATGCGGCCGGCGGACAAGTACGAGGCGCCCATGCTGATGGCGGATAAAGCGCCGGTGGGATTTCATGTAATGATCAAACCGGCAGGTGCTGCCTGCAACCTGGATTGCACCTACTGCTTTTATCTGAGTAAAGCCGGTCTGCCCGATGGTCCGGGGGTAAGTCGGATGTCCGATGAAACCCTGGCGCTTTTAATTAAAAGCTATATTCGGGATGTGACGGCAGCCCAGGTGGTCTTCACCTGGCAGGGCGGTGAACCGACCCTGTGCGGCCTGCCGTTTTTTAAAAAAGCGGTCTCTTTGCAAAAGCAGTATGCAAAGCCCGGGCAGGTGATCCTCAATGACCTTCAGACCAATGGTACGTTGATCGACGAAAAGTGGTGCCGTTTTTTAAAAAAGAATGATTTTCTGGTGGGGCTGAGCATTGATGGCCCTGAAAATTTGCATAATGCCAATCGCCGGTCCAAAAACGGGTCGCCGACTTTTAAAAAGGTGGTCCGGGCGGCAGAACTTTTAAAGCGGTTTGGCGTGCCCTTCAACGCAATGACCAGTGTTAACCGTAAGAATGCAGCTTTCCCGCTTAAGGTTTACCAATTTCTTACAAAAGAGCTGGGGGCCAACTGTATCCAGTTTACGCCGGTGGTGGAGCCTGAAGACTTCGAACAAACCGCCCCCCGGCTTTGGAATGAAACCGGACAGCCCGGAAAAGAAGCGTGCCCGTCCCATCATGGCCAGGGGGAGCCCATGGTCACTGAGTGGTCGGTTGATCCCCAGGCGTGGGGTAACTTTTTGTGTACAATCTTTGATGAGTGGTTTGCCAGGGATCTTGGCCGCGTCATGGTCAATCAATTTGAGACCCTGGTTTCACAGCATCTGGGGCTTGGGCCCCAGATGTGCATTTACGGCGAGACATGCGGCAGGGCCGTGGCGGTTGAACACGACGGTCGGGTCTATTCATGCGACCATTTTGTCTATCCCCGGCACGAGATCGGCAGCATTCATGAAAACCGGCTGCGCGACATTGTTTTATTCAGAGGCCAGGTGCGATTTGGTTATGCCAAGGCAGAAACCCTGCCCGCCTATTGCAGAGCTTGTGAATACTTAAGCGACTGCCGGGGGGAGTGTCCGAAAAACAGGGTGTGTCACACACCGGACGGGGAACCCGGGCTTAACTACCTTTGCCCCGGACTGAAATCTTTTTACGCCCATGCCCTGCCCAGGATAGAGCACATTATAGAACGCTTAAGACAGTCCAAATCGGAAATGATCAATGATTTAAATCTGCATCCCTAA
- a CDS encoding phosphatase PAP2 family protein, translating to MIYRTIGLIKTGPWLTLLVCVNLFMGCSGLPQSPEPLKEIMPGIIAGYLNPEELPNSLALLPAPPVEGSAAFALDKAVSQKSRPLQHTPRWDLAIQDAELAFPEAADPFTCALGISITEQDTPYLYMLLRRTLADAGLSTYTAKKKYQRKRPFMLNEKPICTPEYEEKLRKDGSYPSGHTAIGWAWALILCEIAPEKTDALLARGWAFGESRNVCNVHWYSDVVQGRIMGAATVARLHADEQFLKDLEMAKKEYVSALKRGLVPTRDCRAEADALAGGTPLN from the coding sequence ATGATATATAGAACGATTGGTTTGATTAAAACAGGGCCATGGCTGACGTTGCTGGTTTGTGTAAATTTGTTCATGGGCTGTTCGGGTCTTCCGCAATCCCCGGAACCTTTAAAGGAGATCATGCCAGGCATCATTGCAGGGTACTTGAATCCTGAAGAACTTCCCAACAGCCTGGCGCTGCTTCCGGCACCTCCGGTTGAAGGGTCGGCAGCCTTTGCCCTGGATAAGGCGGTGAGCCAAAAAAGCCGGCCCCTGCAACACACACCGCGCTGGGATCTGGCAATCCAGGATGCGGAGCTGGCATTTCCCGAAGCGGCCGATCCCTTCACTTGCGCTTTGGGCATTTCCATCACGGAACAGGATACGCCGTATCTGTACATGTTGCTTCGCCGTACCCTGGCTGATGCAGGGTTATCCACCTACACGGCCAAAAAGAAATACCAGCGCAAGCGGCCGTTCATGTTGAATGAAAAGCCCATCTGCACACCGGAATATGAAGAAAAGTTAAGAAAAGACGGGTCTTATCCTTCGGGCCACACGGCTATAGGCTGGGCCTGGGCACTTATCCTTTGCGAAATTGCACCGGAAAAGACCGATGCCCTCCTTGCCCGGGGCTGGGCCTTTGGTGAAAGCCGGAATGTGTGCAATGTGCATTGGTACTCCGATGTGGTCCAGGGTCGTATCATGGGGGCGGCTACCGTGGCACGGCTCCATGCAGATGAACAATTTTTAAAGGATCTGGAAATGGCTAAAAAAGAGTATGTAAGCGCCCTTAAAAGGGGGCTTGTTCCCACCAGGGACTGCCGGGCAGAAGCGGATGCATTGGCTGGTGGAACTCCTTTAAACTAA
- a CDS encoding DUF1254 domain-containing protein, with protein MNDVKNLSKGFLIACLISLWGASVACLGTNSQSPKPHATMAMTTQVPESIVVLDKIETRLGTLEFFDGFPSQQTARTMHDYLYFHRAVDLFLDEMNAASMFAVRQGLKQLGVHECHQIAVFEDLADSKALWLTANTETVYASNFLNLKKDGPVVIESPPNVLGILDDMWMRYVGDIGNAGPDKGKGGKFLVLPPEYEGKVPQGYHVFRSKTYNVWFLVRGFLVNGDPKPAVESFKRDLHIYPLSAAGNPPAMKFINASGIPHNTIHANNYEFYEELNTVVQEEHDNAVSADKKGRLALLGIIKGHEFTPDDRTRAILNEAAFTGAAIARTISWSSTDPTIFFYEDDPTWFSAFAIGNHEFMSKQGWLHRDARTMFMYNAIGITPAMAVAMPGIGSQYAAAANDAQGYWLDGSKTYKLTLPPNVPAKDFWSVVLYDSQTRSMLQTDQQFPSLNSQGGQVQENPDGSTDIYFGPTAPEGKEHNWVQTVPGKGFWLILRLYGPLEPWFDKTWRPGKIEIIK; from the coding sequence ATGAATGATGTAAAAAACCTAAGCAAAGGATTTCTTATTGCTTGCCTAATCAGTCTTTGGGGGGCAAGCGTTGCCTGCCTAGGCACCAATTCCCAAAGCCCCAAACCCCATGCCACCATGGCCATGACCACACAGGTCCCTGAATCAATCGTCGTACTGGACAAAATCGAAACAAGGTTGGGGACACTTGAGTTTTTCGACGGGTTCCCTTCACAGCAAACCGCCCGGACCATGCATGATTATCTTTATTTCCACAGGGCGGTTGATCTCTTTCTTGATGAAATGAATGCCGCGTCCATGTTTGCCGTCCGCCAGGGACTTAAACAGCTTGGTGTCCATGAATGCCACCAGATTGCCGTCTTTGAAGACCTGGCGGATTCCAAAGCCCTGTGGCTGACAGCCAATACAGAGACGGTTTATGCCTCCAACTTTCTTAATCTGAAAAAGGACGGGCCTGTTGTGATCGAATCCCCGCCCAATGTTTTAGGTATTTTAGACGACATGTGGATGCGCTATGTGGGCGACATCGGCAATGCCGGACCGGACAAGGGAAAGGGCGGCAAATTTCTGGTACTTCCACCGGAATACGAGGGAAAGGTTCCCCAAGGATACCACGTGTTCAGATCCAAGACCTACAACGTATGGTTTCTTGTCAGAGGGTTTCTGGTCAACGGCGACCCAAAACCGGCTGTAGAAAGTTTTAAACGTGATCTTCACATCTATCCTCTATCGGCCGCCGGCAACCCGCCGGCCATGAAATTTATCAATGCTTCGGGCATACCCCACAATACCATCCACGCCAATAATTATGAGTTTTATGAAGAGCTCAATACCGTAGTCCAGGAAGAGCATGACAATGCCGTAAGTGCGGACAAAAAAGGCCGCCTGGCCCTTTTGGGCATCATAAAAGGCCATGAATTCACCCCGGATGACCGTACCAGGGCCATTCTCAATGAAGCCGCTTTTACAGGGGCAGCCATTGCCAGGACCATCTCCTGGTCATCCACGGACCCAACCATTTTTTTCTATGAGGATGACCCCACCTGGTTTTCCGCCTTTGCCATTGGCAACCATGAATTCATGTCCAAACAGGGATGGCTGCACCGGGATGCGCGCACCATGTTCATGTACAACGCCATCGGAATTACCCCTGCCATGGCCGTGGCCATGCCGGGTATCGGCTCACAATATGCCGCTGCTGCCAACGATGCACAGGGATACTGGCTGGACGGCAGCAAAACCTACAAATTGACCCTGCCTCCCAATGTCCCGGCCAAGGATTTCTGGTCCGTGGTGCTGTACGACTCCCAGACCCGCTCCATGCTGCAGACTGACCAGCAGTTCCCAAGCCTGAACAGCCAGGGCGGACAGGTTCAGGAAAACCCGGACGGATCAACCGATATCTACTTTGGTCCCACAGCGCCCGAAGGCAAAGAACACAACTGGGTGCAAACGGTTCCCGGCAAAGGATTCTGGCTGATTCTCCGGCTGTATGGTCCTTTGGAACCCTGGTTTGACAAAACCTGGCGACCGGGAAAAATTGAAATAATCAAGTAA
- a CDS encoding arylsulfatase, with amino-acid sequence MKKARHKLMAGLSTSLCATLAGGGIMAANAQDNSLPFPAPPMGGTVGTTMQESTHKWRQEPQRLAKDAPNILIVMFDDAGFGHPSTFGGDIDTPTLSRLAEEGISYNRFHTTAMSSPTRAALLTGRNHHRVGAGQIAEFANDWDGYSGVIPKSSATIAEVLRYYGYGTAAFGKDHNTPVDQIANGPYDRTPTGRGFDYFYGFIAGETSQWEPTLWENTNPVSPPHVDNYEDFHLTEAMADKAITWMRRHRALNSDRPFLMWWTPGAVHGPHHVAKKWAQKYKGKFDDGWDAYQKRVFDRQKKMGWIPADTQLAPRPEGMPSWEDIPPGQRAFQTRLMELYAGFLEHTDVQVGRLIDELEAQGIRDNTMVIYILSDNGASAEGIDGSVAELNAQNGIPSTVEEHIAMAEKLGGLGAVGGPKMDNMYHSAWAWAGNSPFRYTKLIASDWGGTRTPMVISWPKRIKPDKSPRPQFLHVNDVAPTIYEVLGIHPPEVVDGHKQDPIDGVSFAYTFDSPDAPEQKKTQYFEIMGSRGIYHEGWMASSFGPRTPWVAKQSDLPNWNPMNDKWQLFDTRNDYSLMNDLASQHPDKLETLKALFLEQAKENKVFPIGGALYVGIHPGEMKRGTNTEWNLFPGMTRIPESVAPNLRCGNLRAQITAEVPDKVNGVIFALGGYAGGVSLYAVNGELFYEYSALLLKRDKIKVGALPSGTVEIALEMRTPQPGAPADMTFWINGKQTAQAKIQRTVPLIFTASETFDVGTDTSSPVADGYFDKAPFNFEGDLKRIHFKNL; translated from the coding sequence ATGAAAAAAGCCAGACACAAACTTATGGCTGGTTTGTCCACGTCCTTGTGCGCCACCCTTGCCGGAGGCGGCATTATGGCGGCCAATGCCCAGGACAACAGCCTGCCGTTCCCGGCCCCTCCCATGGGTGGAACAGTGGGCACCACCATGCAGGAATCCACACACAAATGGCGGCAGGAGCCCCAGCGCCTTGCCAAAGACGCGCCCAACATCCTCATTGTCATGTTTGATGATGCGGGGTTCGGCCATCCGAGCACCTTTGGCGGTGACATCGACACCCCGACCCTTAGCCGGCTGGCCGAGGAAGGCATCTCCTACAACCGGTTTCATACCACGGCCATGTCCTCACCCACCCGGGCGGCGCTGTTGACCGGCCGCAACCACCATCGGGTGGGGGCAGGCCAGATTGCCGAGTTTGCCAATGACTGGGACGGTTACAGCGGTGTTATTCCCAAATCGTCCGCCACCATTGCCGAAGTGCTCCGCTATTACGGCTATGGCACCGCCGCCTTTGGAAAGGACCACAACACCCCGGTGGATCAGATTGCCAACGGTCCCTACGACCGGACACCCACCGGCAGGGGTTTTGATTATTTCTATGGGTTTATTGCGGGCGAGACCTCCCAGTGGGAACCCACATTGTGGGAAAACACCAACCCTGTGTCACCTCCCCATGTGGACAATTACGAGGATTTCCACCTGACCGAAGCCATGGCAGACAAGGCCATTACCTGGATGCGGCGGCACCGGGCCTTGAATTCGGACCGGCCTTTTCTTATGTGGTGGACACCTGGTGCGGTTCACGGTCCGCATCACGTGGCAAAAAAATGGGCCCAGAAGTATAAGGGCAAGTTCGACGACGGCTGGGATGCATATCAGAAAAGGGTGTTTGACCGCCAGAAAAAGATGGGCTGGATCCCGGCAGATACCCAGCTTGCCCCCCGGCCCGAGGGCATGCCGTCCTGGGAGGATATCCCGCCCGGCCAACGTGCCTTTCAGACGCGCCTGATGGAATTATATGCCGGATTCCTTGAGCACACCGATGTCCAGGTCGGCAGGCTGATTGACGAACTTGAGGCCCAGGGTATTCGTGACAACACCATGGTGATCTATATTCTTTCGGACAACGGTGCTTCAGCCGAAGGCATTGACGGTAGCGTGGCGGAACTCAATGCCCAGAACGGTATTCCGAGCACCGTGGAGGAACACATTGCCATGGCCGAAAAACTGGGAGGGCTTGGGGCTGTCGGCGGGCCGAAAATGGACAACATGTACCACTCTGCCTGGGCCTGGGCCGGTAACAGCCCTTTCCGGTATACCAAACTGATTGCCTCCGACTGGGGCGGCACCCGGACCCCCATGGTTATCTCCTGGCCCAAACGCATCAAGCCCGATAAATCACCGCGTCCGCAGTTCCTTCATGTCAATGATGTGGCGCCCACCATTTACGAGGTTCTGGGTATCCATCCGCCCGAGGTCGTTGACGGCCACAAACAGGACCCCATTGACGGTGTGAGCTTTGCCTATACCTTTGACTCACCTGATGCGCCTGAACAGAAGAAAACCCAGTACTTTGAAATCATGGGCAGTCGGGGAATCTACCACGAAGGCTGGATGGCAAGCTCCTTTGGTCCCCGGACACCATGGGTGGCAAAGCAGTCGGATCTGCCCAACTGGAATCCAATGAATGATAAGTGGCAGCTGTTCGATACCCGGAACGACTACTCACTGATGAACGACCTTGCATCCCAACACCCTGACAAACTTGAGACGCTCAAGGCGCTGTTCCTGGAGCAAGCAAAAGAAAACAAGGTTTTTCCCATTGGTGGTGCGCTCTACGTCGGCATCCATCCCGGGGAAATGAAACGGGGTACCAACACCGAGTGGAACCTGTTCCCCGGAATGACACGCATTCCCGAAAGCGTGGCACCCAACTTACGTTGTGGCAATTTGCGGGCTCAGATCACGGCCGAAGTTCCGGATAAGGTCAATGGTGTTATCTTTGCTTTGGGAGGGTATGCCGGCGGAGTAAGCTTGTACGCCGTGAACGGAGAGCTCTTTTATGAATACAGCGCACTTTTGCTCAAGCGTGACAAGATAAAGGTCGGTGCCCTGCCGTCCGGAACGGTGGAGATTGCGTTGGAAATGCGAACCCCCCAGCCCGGGGCACCTGCAGACATGACGTTTTGGATTAACGGCAAACAGACAGCCCAAGCAAAGATCCAGCGTACCGTCCCGTTGATTTTTACGGCATCGGAGACCTTTGATGTGGGCACAGATACCAGTTCGCCGGTGGCGGACGGCTATTTTGACAAGGCGCCTTTCAACTTTGAGGGAGATCTGAAACGTATCCATTTTAAAAATCTTTAA
- a CDS encoding double-cubane-cluster-containing anaerobic reductase produces the protein MTPELGAKLQQITEQNMMDIEAHKQQGKSVVGFYCLYGPTELAVAADAIPLPLCGTRQDPIEAAEQTLPRNLCPLIKSSYGFAATGTCPFFKFSDMIVADTTCDGKKKMFEIMGKMKHVHVLQLPQQQNTDLFLKPWITELEQLRQVIGNQTGIPITDERLGAAISLMNRERRAKKALMDVAAVRPSPISGTQMLEILFKTGFFADKEKGIDLIHEITATCLQKTADQESPFTADTPRILLTGVPVGLGSDKVVKILENSGANVVAFENCSGYKQTFQVDEDKDPIKALAEQYLAIPCSVMSPNPGREELLTRMVETFKVDGIVDLTWQACHTYNVEAFQIRELAEQTFNLPYLHLETDYSESDTEQLRVRIEAFLEMI, from the coding sequence ATGACACCGGAACTTGGTGCAAAGCTGCAGCAGATTACTGAACAGAATATGATGGATATCGAAGCGCACAAACAGCAGGGCAAATCCGTGGTGGGCTTTTACTGCCTGTACGGCCCCACGGAACTTGCCGTTGCCGCGGACGCCATCCCGCTGCCGTTGTGCGGTACCCGCCAGGACCCCATTGAAGCGGCGGAACAGACGCTGCCCCGGAACCTGTGCCCCCTGATCAAAAGCAGTTATGGATTTGCCGCCACCGGTACCTGCCCGTTTTTTAAATTCTCGGATATGATCGTGGCCGACACCACCTGTGACGGCAAAAAGAAGATGTTCGAGATCATGGGCAAAATGAAGCATGTGCACGTGCTCCAGCTGCCCCAGCAGCAAAACACCGATTTGTTTTTGAAGCCTTGGATTACTGAATTAGAACAGCTGCGCCAGGTGATCGGGAATCAGACCGGGATTCCCATTACCGATGAACGCCTTGGCGCGGCCATTTCCCTGATGAACCGGGAGCGCCGGGCCAAAAAAGCGCTCATGGATGTGGCGGCGGTCAGGCCGTCCCCCATCAGCGGTACCCAGATGCTTGAAATTTTGTTCAAGACCGGGTTCTTTGCGGACAAGGAGAAGGGCATTGACCTGATCCATGAAATCACCGCAACCTGTCTGCAAAAAACGGCAGATCAGGAAAGTCCCTTTACGGCGGATACGCCCAGGATTCTGTTGACCGGGGTCCCGGTGGGATTAGGGTCGGACAAGGTGGTTAAAATCCTTGAAAATTCGGGGGCCAATGTGGTGGCCTTTGAAAATTGCAGCGGGTACAAACAGACCTTCCAGGTGGATGAGGACAAAGATCCCATCAAAGCCCTTGCCGAACAATACCTTGCCATTCCATGTTCGGTCATGAGTCCCAACCCGGGGCGTGAAGAACTGCTTACCCGCATGGTGGAAACCTTCAAGGTGGACGGGATTGTGGATCTCACCTGGCAGGCCTGTCACACCTATAATGTTGAAGCGTTCCAGATCCGGGAACTTGCCGAGCAGACCTTTAATCTGCCCTATCTGCACCTGGAAACCGATTATTCCGAATCAGATACCGAACAACTCCGGGTCCGGATCGAAGCGTTCCTTGAAATGATCTGA